The following are encoded in a window of Arvicanthis niloticus isolate mArvNil1 chromosome 1, mArvNil1.pat.X, whole genome shotgun sequence genomic DNA:
- the LOC117710490 gene encoding uncharacterized protein LOC117710490 isoform X1 encodes MDSSAVANYEKSAGVPGSRVMDLVAFEDVDVNFTEEEWALLDSSQKHLYKDVMLEIYNNLACVENQWEDQSMEDEHTNPRRSQRMCIERLYESTEGGESGDIFTKTPNLTNIFPGTKVELDESGRMQYKCEQTWKTLNSVTTIQTYTQSPSVSRPYNVCSTSIGFPSSLGRHQETPVGDKHCEQKKKICLSAKSFYTHERNDSAEIDNEYNPFGRSQSSFGSRESHGRINTRKRSYECKVCSKSFMYPSLLQKHEITHSNEKPYGCLQCGKAFRNLSSLQKHKIAHTEEKPYKCHYCNKVFICQGSLQSHIRVHTGEKPYECKQCGKAFRVNSSFWRHKKVHTGEKPYECKQCGKCFIYPSLLQTHERTHSAEKPYNCKQCGKAFKSHSSLRVHERNHTGKKPYECKQCGRSFIYPCLLQIHERTHSGVKPYGCKQCGKAFRRLSDLRVHERIHSGEKPYECKQCTKSFINRYLLKMHQKSHTGEKPYKCKTCSKAFIYPSLLKLHERSHTGDKPYPCKQCDKAFFFPSLLRIHERTHTGEKPYACKQCGEAFKSYNSLQRHKRIHTDIKPYQCKHCSKSFVCQRSLQLHNRTHTGEKPYKCEHCGNSFRYHNSLQRHKRIHTGKNLYECKQCDRSFIYPYLLQIHDRTHSGGKPYDCKQCGKSYIYPSLLRIHERTHSAEKPYNCKQCGKAFKSHSSLRVHERNHTGEKPYECKQCGRSFIYPCLLQTHERIHSGVKPYECKQCGKAFRGPSSFRVHKKLHSGEKPYECKQCGKCFIYPSLLRMHERTHSSEKPYGCKQCAKAFKSRSSLREHERNHTEEKSYQCQQCGKIFRRYSSFQNHKQIHAMEKLNECKQCGKIFIYPSLLRRHERIHICGRTYVCK; translated from the exons GATTTGGTTGCCTTTGAGGATGTGGATGTgaacttcactgaggaagagtggGCTTTGCTGGATTCTTCTCAGAAGCATCTATACAAAGATGTAATGCTGGAGATCTACAATAACCTTGCTTGTGTCG AAAACCAATGGGAAGACCAAAGCATGGAAGACGAGCACACAAATCCTAGGAGAAGTCAAAG AATGTGTATTGAGAGACTGTATGAGAGTACCGAAGGTGGTGAATCTGGAGACATCTTCACCAAGACACCAAATCTGACAAACATCTTCCCTGGTACAAAAGTTGAGCTTGATGAAAGTGGCAGGATGCAATATAAATGTGAACAGACCTGGAAAACTTTGAATTCTGTTACAACTATTCAAACATATACGCAAAGCCCCAGTGTGAGTAGGCCTTATAACGTTTGCAGCACATCCATTGGTTTTCCTAGCTCACTTGGAAGACATCAAGAAACTCCTGTTGGAGACAAGCACtgtgaacagaagaaaaaaatttgtcTTTCTGCTAAATCATTTTACACTCATGAAAGAAATGACAGTGCAGAAATTGATAATGAATACAACCCATTTGGTAGATCTCAGAGTTCTTTTGGTTCCCGTGAAAGTCATGGAAGAATTAATACAAGAAAAAGGTCCTATGAATGTAAAGTGTGTAGTAAATCTTTCATGTATCCTTCTTTACTTCAAAAACATGAAATAACTCATTCCAATGAAAAACCCTACGGATGCctacaatgtggtaaagctttcagaAATCTCAGTTctcttcaaaaacataaaatagctCATACTGAGGAAAAGCCTTATAAATGTCATTATTGTAATAAAGTGTTCATCTGTCAAGGATCACTTCAGTCACATATAAGGGTCCATACTGGGGAAAAGCCTTACGAATGTAaacagtgtggtaaagcctttagaGTTAACAGTTCCTTTTGGCGCCATAAAAAAGTTCATACTGGGgaaaagccctatgaatgtaaacaGTGTGGTAAGTGCTTCATTTACCCTTCTTTActtcaaacacatgaaagaactCACAGTGCAGAAAAACCCTATAACtgtaaacaatgtggtaaagcctttaaaTCTCACAGTTCCCTTCGTGTCCATGAAAGAAATCATACTGGGAaaaagccctatgaatgtaaacaatgtggCAGGTCCTTTATTTATCCCTGCTTACTCCAGATACATGAAAGAACTCACAGTGGTGTCAAACCCTATGGATGTAAACAGTGTGGGAAAGCGTTCAGACGCCTCAGTGACCTAAGAGTACATGAAAGAATTCAttctggagaaaaaccttatgaatgtaaacAATGCACTAAATCTTTTATTAATCGGTATTTACTTAAAATGCATCAAAAATCTCATACTGGTGAGAAACCCTATAAATGTAAGACGTGCAGTAAAGCCTTCATTTATCCCTCCTTACTGAAACTACATGAGAGATCTCACACTGGGGACAAACCCTATCCATGTAAACAGTGTGATAAAgccttctttttcccctctttacTTAGAATACATGAAAGAACTCACACTGGGGAAAAACCCTATGCTTGTAAACAGTGTGGTGAAGCCTTCAAAAGTTACAATTCCCTTCAGAGAcataaaagaattcatactgACATAAAGCCTTACCAATGCAAACACTGTAGCAAAAGCTTCGTATGTCAGAGATCCCTTCAGTTGCATAATAGAactcatactggagaaaaaccataTAAATGTGAACACTGTGGTAATTCCTTCAGATATCACAATTCccttcaaagacataaaagaattcatactggGAAAAATCTCTATGAATGTAAACAGTGTGATAGGTCCTTCATTTATCCATATTTACTCCAAATACATGATAGAACTCACTCTGGGGGAAAACCATATGATTGTAAACAGTGTGGAAAGTCCTATATTTATCCTTCCTTACTTCGAATACATGAAAGAACTCACAGTGCAGAAAAACCTTATAACtgtaaacaatgtggtaaagcctttaaaTCTCACAGTTCCCTTCGTGTCCATGAAAGAAATCATACCGGGgaaaagccctatgaatgtaaacaatgtggCAGGTCCTTCATTTATCCCTGCTTACtccaaacacatgaaagaattcACAGTGGTGTGAAACCCTACGAATGTAAACAGTGTGGGAAGGCCTTTAGAGGTCCCAGTTCCTTTCGCGTCCATAAAAAGCTTCACAGTGGGgaaaagccctatgaatgtaaacaatgtggtaaGTGCTTCATTTACCCATCCTTACTTCGAATGCATGAAAGAACTCATAGTAGTGAAAAACCCTATGGTTGTAAgcaatgtgctaaagcctttaaaTCTCGTAGTTCCCTCCGAGAACACGAAAGAAACCACACTGAGGAAAAATCCTATCAGTGTCAACAGTGTGGTAAAATCTTCAGACGTTACAGTTCATTTCAAAACCATAAACAAATCCATGCTATGGAAAAACTCAatgaatgtaaacaatgtggtaaGATCTTTATTTATCCTTCTTTGCTTCGgaggcatgaaagaattcatatttGTGGAAGAACCTATGTATGTAAATAA
- the LOC117710490 gene encoding uncharacterized protein LOC117710490 isoform X2 has translation MLEALKDLVAFEDVDVNFTEEEWALLDSSQKHLYKDVMLEIYNNLACVENQWEDQSMEDEHTNPRRSQRMCIERLYESTEGGESGDIFTKTPNLTNIFPGTKVELDESGRMQYKCEQTWKTLNSVTTIQTYTQSPSVSRPYNVCSTSIGFPSSLGRHQETPVGDKHCEQKKKICLSAKSFYTHERNDSAEIDNEYNPFGRSQSSFGSRESHGRINTRKRSYECKVCSKSFMYPSLLQKHEITHSNEKPYGCLQCGKAFRNLSSLQKHKIAHTEEKPYKCHYCNKVFICQGSLQSHIRVHTGEKPYECKQCGKAFRVNSSFWRHKKVHTGEKPYECKQCGKCFIYPSLLQTHERTHSAEKPYNCKQCGKAFKSHSSLRVHERNHTGKKPYECKQCGRSFIYPCLLQIHERTHSGVKPYGCKQCGKAFRRLSDLRVHERIHSGEKPYECKQCTKSFINRYLLKMHQKSHTGEKPYKCKTCSKAFIYPSLLKLHERSHTGDKPYPCKQCDKAFFFPSLLRIHERTHTGEKPYACKQCGEAFKSYNSLQRHKRIHTDIKPYQCKHCSKSFVCQRSLQLHNRTHTGEKPYKCEHCGNSFRYHNSLQRHKRIHTGKNLYECKQCDRSFIYPYLLQIHDRTHSGGKPYDCKQCGKSYIYPSLLRIHERTHSAEKPYNCKQCGKAFKSHSSLRVHERNHTGEKPYECKQCGRSFIYPCLLQTHERIHSGVKPYECKQCGKAFRGPSSFRVHKKLHSGEKPYECKQCGKCFIYPSLLRMHERTHSSEKPYGCKQCAKAFKSRSSLREHERNHTEEKSYQCQQCGKIFRRYSSFQNHKQIHAMEKLNECKQCGKIFIYPSLLRRHERIHICGRTYVCK, from the exons GATTTGGTTGCCTTTGAGGATGTGGATGTgaacttcactgaggaagagtggGCTTTGCTGGATTCTTCTCAGAAGCATCTATACAAAGATGTAATGCTGGAGATCTACAATAACCTTGCTTGTGTCG AAAACCAATGGGAAGACCAAAGCATGGAAGACGAGCACACAAATCCTAGGAGAAGTCAAAG AATGTGTATTGAGAGACTGTATGAGAGTACCGAAGGTGGTGAATCTGGAGACATCTTCACCAAGACACCAAATCTGACAAACATCTTCCCTGGTACAAAAGTTGAGCTTGATGAAAGTGGCAGGATGCAATATAAATGTGAACAGACCTGGAAAACTTTGAATTCTGTTACAACTATTCAAACATATACGCAAAGCCCCAGTGTGAGTAGGCCTTATAACGTTTGCAGCACATCCATTGGTTTTCCTAGCTCACTTGGAAGACATCAAGAAACTCCTGTTGGAGACAAGCACtgtgaacagaagaaaaaaatttgtcTTTCTGCTAAATCATTTTACACTCATGAAAGAAATGACAGTGCAGAAATTGATAATGAATACAACCCATTTGGTAGATCTCAGAGTTCTTTTGGTTCCCGTGAAAGTCATGGAAGAATTAATACAAGAAAAAGGTCCTATGAATGTAAAGTGTGTAGTAAATCTTTCATGTATCCTTCTTTACTTCAAAAACATGAAATAACTCATTCCAATGAAAAACCCTACGGATGCctacaatgtggtaaagctttcagaAATCTCAGTTctcttcaaaaacataaaatagctCATACTGAGGAAAAGCCTTATAAATGTCATTATTGTAATAAAGTGTTCATCTGTCAAGGATCACTTCAGTCACATATAAGGGTCCATACTGGGGAAAAGCCTTACGAATGTAaacagtgtggtaaagcctttagaGTTAACAGTTCCTTTTGGCGCCATAAAAAAGTTCATACTGGGgaaaagccctatgaatgtaaacaGTGTGGTAAGTGCTTCATTTACCCTTCTTTActtcaaacacatgaaagaactCACAGTGCAGAAAAACCCTATAACtgtaaacaatgtggtaaagcctttaaaTCTCACAGTTCCCTTCGTGTCCATGAAAGAAATCATACTGGGAaaaagccctatgaatgtaaacaatgtggCAGGTCCTTTATTTATCCCTGCTTACTCCAGATACATGAAAGAACTCACAGTGGTGTCAAACCCTATGGATGTAAACAGTGTGGGAAAGCGTTCAGACGCCTCAGTGACCTAAGAGTACATGAAAGAATTCAttctggagaaaaaccttatgaatgtaaacAATGCACTAAATCTTTTATTAATCGGTATTTACTTAAAATGCATCAAAAATCTCATACTGGTGAGAAACCCTATAAATGTAAGACGTGCAGTAAAGCCTTCATTTATCCCTCCTTACTGAAACTACATGAGAGATCTCACACTGGGGACAAACCCTATCCATGTAAACAGTGTGATAAAgccttctttttcccctctttacTTAGAATACATGAAAGAACTCACACTGGGGAAAAACCCTATGCTTGTAAACAGTGTGGTGAAGCCTTCAAAAGTTACAATTCCCTTCAGAGAcataaaagaattcatactgACATAAAGCCTTACCAATGCAAACACTGTAGCAAAAGCTTCGTATGTCAGAGATCCCTTCAGTTGCATAATAGAactcatactggagaaaaaccataTAAATGTGAACACTGTGGTAATTCCTTCAGATATCACAATTCccttcaaagacataaaagaattcatactggGAAAAATCTCTATGAATGTAAACAGTGTGATAGGTCCTTCATTTATCCATATTTACTCCAAATACATGATAGAACTCACTCTGGGGGAAAACCATATGATTGTAAACAGTGTGGAAAGTCCTATATTTATCCTTCCTTACTTCGAATACATGAAAGAACTCACAGTGCAGAAAAACCTTATAACtgtaaacaatgtggtaaagcctttaaaTCTCACAGTTCCCTTCGTGTCCATGAAAGAAATCATACCGGGgaaaagccctatgaatgtaaacaatgtggCAGGTCCTTCATTTATCCCTGCTTACtccaaacacatgaaagaattcACAGTGGTGTGAAACCCTACGAATGTAAACAGTGTGGGAAGGCCTTTAGAGGTCCCAGTTCCTTTCGCGTCCATAAAAAGCTTCACAGTGGGgaaaagccctatgaatgtaaacaatgtggtaaGTGCTTCATTTACCCATCCTTACTTCGAATGCATGAAAGAACTCATAGTAGTGAAAAACCCTATGGTTGTAAgcaatgtgctaaagcctttaaaTCTCGTAGTTCCCTCCGAGAACACGAAAGAAACCACACTGAGGAAAAATCCTATCAGTGTCAACAGTGTGGTAAAATCTTCAGACGTTACAGTTCATTTCAAAACCATAAACAAATCCATGCTATGGAAAAACTCAatgaatgtaaacaatgtggtaaGATCTTTATTTATCCTTCTTTGCTTCGgaggcatgaaagaattcatatttGTGGAAGAACCTATGTATGTAAATAA
- the LOC117710490 gene encoding uncharacterized protein LOC117710490 isoform X3: MLEIYNNLACVENQWEDQSMEDEHTNPRRSQRMCIERLYESTEGGESGDIFTKTPNLTNIFPGTKVELDESGRMQYKCEQTWKTLNSVTTIQTYTQSPSVSRPYNVCSTSIGFPSSLGRHQETPVGDKHCEQKKKICLSAKSFYTHERNDSAEIDNEYNPFGRSQSSFGSRESHGRINTRKRSYECKVCSKSFMYPSLLQKHEITHSNEKPYGCLQCGKAFRNLSSLQKHKIAHTEEKPYKCHYCNKVFICQGSLQSHIRVHTGEKPYECKQCGKAFRVNSSFWRHKKVHTGEKPYECKQCGKCFIYPSLLQTHERTHSAEKPYNCKQCGKAFKSHSSLRVHERNHTGKKPYECKQCGRSFIYPCLLQIHERTHSGVKPYGCKQCGKAFRRLSDLRVHERIHSGEKPYECKQCTKSFINRYLLKMHQKSHTGEKPYKCKTCSKAFIYPSLLKLHERSHTGDKPYPCKQCDKAFFFPSLLRIHERTHTGEKPYACKQCGEAFKSYNSLQRHKRIHTDIKPYQCKHCSKSFVCQRSLQLHNRTHTGEKPYKCEHCGNSFRYHNSLQRHKRIHTGKNLYECKQCDRSFIYPYLLQIHDRTHSGGKPYDCKQCGKSYIYPSLLRIHERTHSAEKPYNCKQCGKAFKSHSSLRVHERNHTGEKPYECKQCGRSFIYPCLLQTHERIHSGVKPYECKQCGKAFRGPSSFRVHKKLHSGEKPYECKQCGKCFIYPSLLRMHERTHSSEKPYGCKQCAKAFKSRSSLREHERNHTEEKSYQCQQCGKIFRRYSSFQNHKQIHAMEKLNECKQCGKIFIYPSLLRRHERIHICGRTYVCK; the protein is encoded by the exons ATGCTGGAGATCTACAATAACCTTGCTTGTGTCG AAAACCAATGGGAAGACCAAAGCATGGAAGACGAGCACACAAATCCTAGGAGAAGTCAAAG AATGTGTATTGAGAGACTGTATGAGAGTACCGAAGGTGGTGAATCTGGAGACATCTTCACCAAGACACCAAATCTGACAAACATCTTCCCTGGTACAAAAGTTGAGCTTGATGAAAGTGGCAGGATGCAATATAAATGTGAACAGACCTGGAAAACTTTGAATTCTGTTACAACTATTCAAACATATACGCAAAGCCCCAGTGTGAGTAGGCCTTATAACGTTTGCAGCACATCCATTGGTTTTCCTAGCTCACTTGGAAGACATCAAGAAACTCCTGTTGGAGACAAGCACtgtgaacagaagaaaaaaatttgtcTTTCTGCTAAATCATTTTACACTCATGAAAGAAATGACAGTGCAGAAATTGATAATGAATACAACCCATTTGGTAGATCTCAGAGTTCTTTTGGTTCCCGTGAAAGTCATGGAAGAATTAATACAAGAAAAAGGTCCTATGAATGTAAAGTGTGTAGTAAATCTTTCATGTATCCTTCTTTACTTCAAAAACATGAAATAACTCATTCCAATGAAAAACCCTACGGATGCctacaatgtggtaaagctttcagaAATCTCAGTTctcttcaaaaacataaaatagctCATACTGAGGAAAAGCCTTATAAATGTCATTATTGTAATAAAGTGTTCATCTGTCAAGGATCACTTCAGTCACATATAAGGGTCCATACTGGGGAAAAGCCTTACGAATGTAaacagtgtggtaaagcctttagaGTTAACAGTTCCTTTTGGCGCCATAAAAAAGTTCATACTGGGgaaaagccctatgaatgtaaacaGTGTGGTAAGTGCTTCATTTACCCTTCTTTActtcaaacacatgaaagaactCACAGTGCAGAAAAACCCTATAACtgtaaacaatgtggtaaagcctttaaaTCTCACAGTTCCCTTCGTGTCCATGAAAGAAATCATACTGGGAaaaagccctatgaatgtaaacaatgtggCAGGTCCTTTATTTATCCCTGCTTACTCCAGATACATGAAAGAACTCACAGTGGTGTCAAACCCTATGGATGTAAACAGTGTGGGAAAGCGTTCAGACGCCTCAGTGACCTAAGAGTACATGAAAGAATTCAttctggagaaaaaccttatgaatgtaaacAATGCACTAAATCTTTTATTAATCGGTATTTACTTAAAATGCATCAAAAATCTCATACTGGTGAGAAACCCTATAAATGTAAGACGTGCAGTAAAGCCTTCATTTATCCCTCCTTACTGAAACTACATGAGAGATCTCACACTGGGGACAAACCCTATCCATGTAAACAGTGTGATAAAgccttctttttcccctctttacTTAGAATACATGAAAGAACTCACACTGGGGAAAAACCCTATGCTTGTAAACAGTGTGGTGAAGCCTTCAAAAGTTACAATTCCCTTCAGAGAcataaaagaattcatactgACATAAAGCCTTACCAATGCAAACACTGTAGCAAAAGCTTCGTATGTCAGAGATCCCTTCAGTTGCATAATAGAactcatactggagaaaaaccataTAAATGTGAACACTGTGGTAATTCCTTCAGATATCACAATTCccttcaaagacataaaagaattcatactggGAAAAATCTCTATGAATGTAAACAGTGTGATAGGTCCTTCATTTATCCATATTTACTCCAAATACATGATAGAACTCACTCTGGGGGAAAACCATATGATTGTAAACAGTGTGGAAAGTCCTATATTTATCCTTCCTTACTTCGAATACATGAAAGAACTCACAGTGCAGAAAAACCTTATAACtgtaaacaatgtggtaaagcctttaaaTCTCACAGTTCCCTTCGTGTCCATGAAAGAAATCATACCGGGgaaaagccctatgaatgtaaacaatgtggCAGGTCCTTCATTTATCCCTGCTTACtccaaacacatgaaagaattcACAGTGGTGTGAAACCCTACGAATGTAAACAGTGTGGGAAGGCCTTTAGAGGTCCCAGTTCCTTTCGCGTCCATAAAAAGCTTCACAGTGGGgaaaagccctatgaatgtaaacaatgtggtaaGTGCTTCATTTACCCATCCTTACTTCGAATGCATGAAAGAACTCATAGTAGTGAAAAACCCTATGGTTGTAAgcaatgtgctaaagcctttaaaTCTCGTAGTTCCCTCCGAGAACACGAAAGAAACCACACTGAGGAAAAATCCTATCAGTGTCAACAGTGTGGTAAAATCTTCAGACGTTACAGTTCATTTCAAAACCATAAACAAATCCATGCTATGGAAAAACTCAatgaatgtaaacaatgtggtaaGATCTTTATTTATCCTTCTTTGCTTCGgaggcatgaaagaattcatatttGTGGAAGAACCTATGTATGTAAATAA